In the Flavisolibacter tropicus genome, one interval contains:
- a CDS encoding PDZ domain-containing protein: protein MNQYFIKGFVMMGIALVTVPAFAQKEKDKSDKDKSDKERQTIVINRSGDVNEKTVIEITGDKVTINGKEAKGNNDVSVNVHRYKDYTNLSPSPDVWNMQFDTNAFSLLSEDSNRAMLGVVTDENDKGAEISTVSKESAAEKAGLKEGDIITKIDDKKIEGTEDVTKAVQAHKPGDKVKITYLRDGKEKTTTAELSKWKGVNIRAITAPRVPMPPVTQYRGNAYVYGGRPKLGLSVQDTEDGKGVKVLEVDDESAAAKAGIKEGDIITHVGENEIEGTDELRREVSRSSQQFSYTFKILRNGKPQTIEVKIPRKLKTADL from the coding sequence ATGAATCAATATTTTATTAAAGGATTCGTGATGATGGGCATCGCCTTAGTTACCGTACCGGCATTTGCTCAGAAAGAGAAAGACAAGAGTGATAAAGATAAGAGCGATAAAGAAAGACAAACCATCGTTATCAATCGCTCAGGTGATGTGAATGAGAAAACCGTTATTGAGATTACTGGAGACAAAGTAACCATTAACGGAAAGGAAGCTAAGGGTAATAATGATGTATCGGTAAATGTTCACCGATATAAAGATTATACCAACCTCAGCCCATCTCCAGACGTTTGGAATATGCAATTTGATACCAACGCATTTTCACTTTTATCAGAAGACTCCAATCGTGCTATGCTTGGTGTAGTTACAGATGAAAATGATAAAGGAGCTGAAATATCTACTGTTAGTAAAGAAAGTGCAGCAGAAAAAGCCGGATTAAAAGAAGGTGATATCATAACCAAGATTGATGACAAGAAGATAGAAGGTACAGAAGATGTAACGAAAGCTGTTCAAGCCCATAAACCAGGCGATAAAGTAAAAATCACTTATTTAAGAGACGGTAAAGAAAAAACAACAACAGCAGAATTAAGCAAATGGAAGGGCGTAAATATTAGAGCCATAACAGCCCCCCGTGTACCAATGCCGCCAGTAACACAGTACAGAGGCAATGCCTATGTATATGGTGGACGTCCAAAATTAGGACTGTCTGTACAAGACACTGAAGATGGTAAAGGTGTAAAAGTATTAGAGGTTGATGACGAAAGTGCAGCCGCTAAAGCAGGCATCAAAGAGGGTGATATTATTACTCATGTAGGAGAAAATGAAATTGAAGGCACTGACGAATTACGCAGAGAGGTTTCGCGCAGCAGCCAACAGTTCTCTTACACCTTTAAAATATTGCGTAATGGCAAACCTCAAACTATTGAAGTTAAAATCCCACGTAAGTTAAAAACCGCTGATCTATAG
- the alaS gene encoding alanine--tRNA ligase gives MLTSAAIRSQFLEFFRSKQHLIVPSAPIVVKNDPTLMFTNAGMNQFKDYFLGNKIAPNPRIADTQKCLRVSGKHNDLEEVGVDHYHHTMFEMLGNWSFGDYFKKEAIEWSWELLTKVFQIPVDRLYVTVFEGDAKEGLPKDEEAAAEWKKWIAEDRILLGNKKDNFWEMGDTGPCGPCTEIHVDTRPDEERQKVDGRTLVNADHPEVIEIWNNVFIQFNRLKDGSLQPLPAKHVDTGMGFERLVRVLQNKNSNYDTDVFTGLIEKIESISGQGYGKTDNKSDVAFRVIADHIRAISFTIADGQLPSNTGAGYVIRRILRRAVRYYYSYLNYQQPLLFQLVPALAAQFENVFPELHQQQQFVTKVIREEEEAFLRTLEKGLKRIEDIIGQAKGSIAGKDAFELYDTYGFPFDLTRLIAAERELTIDEEAFNKEMQQQKERSRAATATDTEDWVVVNEDASNSQFVGYDSLEAKAKVLRYRKVKAKGKEAYQLVLDKTPFYAESGGQVGDTGQLIVNGTTINIVDTKKENDLIIHFAEKLPADLNGEVTAHVDADKRKRTALHHSATHLLHAALRKVLGTHVAQKGSLVNADYLRFDFSHFSKVTTEELAEVEKIVNEKIRENIPVVIKQMSKDEAVAMGAMALFGEKYSDTVRVVTMDPSYSIELCGGTHVGATGELGFFKITSEGAVAAGVRRVEAICGAAAEQYINDQLTQLATAKEALKNPKDLVKAIQGLNEETTTLRKQLERFELAALQTLRDTLLNRVQEVGGVNFIGEVVEVSNADALKKLAFELKPRLTDYIIVLVANIEGKASIVLLFDEAKAAEMGLDAGQIIKKQVAPLIKGGGGGQKTLATAGGQDASALHQVIEAVKGLL, from the coding sequence ATGTTGACCAGTGCAGCCATCCGCTCTCAGTTTTTAGAGTTTTTCCGCTCCAAACAGCACCTGATCGTGCCTTCAGCACCTATTGTTGTAAAGAACGACCCTACCCTAATGTTTACCAATGCGGGCATGAACCAGTTCAAGGACTACTTCCTGGGCAACAAAATAGCACCGAATCCGCGCATTGCCGACACTCAGAAGTGTTTGCGCGTAAGCGGTAAGCATAACGACCTTGAAGAAGTAGGTGTAGACCATTACCACCATACCATGTTTGAAATGCTGGGCAATTGGAGCTTTGGCGATTACTTCAAGAAAGAAGCTATTGAGTGGAGTTGGGAATTACTGACCAAGGTATTTCAAATACCAGTTGACCGCCTGTATGTAACCGTATTCGAAGGTGATGCTAAAGAAGGTCTTCCTAAAGATGAAGAGGCAGCTGCTGAATGGAAAAAGTGGATAGCAGAAGACCGTATTCTGCTTGGCAACAAAAAAGATAATTTTTGGGAGATGGGAGATACAGGCCCCTGTGGACCTTGTACCGAAATTCACGTAGATACACGTCCCGATGAAGAAAGGCAAAAAGTGGATGGCAGAACATTAGTAAATGCAGACCACCCGGAAGTAATTGAGATCTGGAACAACGTATTCATACAGTTTAACCGCCTGAAAGACGGCAGCCTGCAACCGCTGCCAGCCAAACACGTTGATACAGGTATGGGCTTTGAGCGTTTAGTACGTGTATTGCAAAACAAAAATTCCAACTACGATACAGATGTCTTTACAGGCCTTATCGAAAAAATAGAAAGCATTAGTGGCCAAGGCTATGGCAAAACGGATAATAAAAGCGATGTAGCGTTTCGTGTAATTGCTGATCATATCCGCGCCATCTCCTTTACCATAGCTGATGGGCAGCTGCCATCCAATACAGGTGCCGGTTATGTAATTCGCCGTATTTTAAGAAGAGCGGTACGTTATTATTATTCTTACCTGAACTACCAGCAACCTTTGTTGTTTCAGCTAGTTCCTGCTTTAGCAGCCCAGTTTGAAAATGTATTCCCTGAACTGCACCAGCAGCAACAGTTTGTAACCAAAGTGATTCGGGAAGAGGAAGAAGCCTTCTTACGCACTTTAGAAAAGGGCTTGAAACGCATTGAAGATATAATCGGCCAGGCCAAAGGAAGTATCGCCGGCAAAGACGCTTTTGAATTGTATGATACTTATGGTTTCCCTTTTGACCTTACTCGCCTGATCGCTGCTGAAAGAGAATTGACCATTGATGAAGAAGCGTTCAACAAAGAAATGCAGCAGCAGAAAGAACGTAGCCGTGCGGCCACAGCTACTGATACAGAAGATTGGGTAGTTGTAAATGAAGATGCCAGCAATTCACAGTTTGTAGGCTATGACAGTTTGGAAGCGAAAGCCAAAGTACTGCGTTATCGTAAAGTAAAGGCAAAAGGCAAAGAGGCCTACCAGCTGGTGTTAGACAAAACGCCTTTCTATGCAGAAAGTGGTGGCCAGGTAGGTGATACCGGCCAACTAATTGTAAATGGTACCACTATCAATATTGTTGATACCAAGAAGGAGAACGACCTGATTATACACTTCGCAGAAAAGCTACCCGCCGATCTTAATGGTGAAGTAACAGCGCACGTAGATGCTGACAAGAGGAAACGCACTGCTTTGCACCATAGCGCTACGCACTTATTGCATGCTGCTTTACGTAAAGTATTAGGCACCCATGTGGCTCAGAAAGGCTCACTGGTGAATGCTGATTATTTGCGCTTCGACTTCTCGCATTTCTCCAAAGTGACAACAGAAGAACTGGCTGAAGTTGAAAAGATCGTTAATGAAAAAATCCGTGAGAATATTCCTGTAGTCATTAAGCAAATGTCGAAAGACGAAGCTGTTGCTATGGGTGCTATGGCCTTATTTGGAGAGAAGTATAGCGATACCGTTCGTGTAGTTACTATGGATCCTTCCTACTCTATTGAATTATGTGGTGGTACTCACGTAGGTGCAACAGGAGAGCTTGGCTTTTTCAAAATTACTTCAGAGGGTGCTGTAGCTGCTGGTGTACGCCGCGTAGAAGCCATTTGTGGAGCAGCAGCCGAACAATATATAAATGATCAGCTAACGCAGTTAGCTACAGCTAAGGAGGCATTAAAGAACCCTAAAGACCTGGTAAAAGCTATACAAGGGTTGAACGAAGAAACAACTACCTTAAGAAAGCAATTAGAGCGCTTTGAACTGGCAGCTCTTCAAACACTTCGTGATACGTTATTAAATCGCGTACAGGAAGTTGGTGGCGTAAACTTTATAGGCGAAGTAGTAGAAGTGAGCAATGCAGATGCTTTGAAAAAACTGGCCTTTGAGTTAAAGCCCCGTTTAACTGATTATATAATTGTTCTGGTGGCTAATATAGAAGGCAAGGCCAGCATAGTTCTGCTATTTGATGAAGCAAAAGCAGCAGAAATGGGCTTGGATGCAGGACAAATCATTAAAAAACAAGTAGCTCCCCTGATTAAAGGTGGCGGCGGTGGTCAAAAAACCCTGGCAACTGCCGGTGGACAAGACGCTTCTGCCCTTCATCAAGTAATTGAAGCCGTAAAAGGGCTGTTATAA